A genomic segment from Orrella daihaiensis encodes:
- a CDS encoding dienelactone hydrolase family protein, which produces MANKENLPIHTPEDGIKTLWVEVAAGGVDVPAYVAMPQKAGRFPVVLVIQEIFGVHEHIQDICRRFAHEGYLAIAPELYQRQGKPQDYADVPSLIAGIVSKVPDEQVMADLDACLVWAGQHSGDLMRVFATGYCWGGRITWLYAAHQPMLRAAVAWYGRLTTGHGPLQVTNPIDVVDQIDAPVLGLYGALDAGIPLADVDSMRSALHAGSTKAKASEIVVYENADHGFFADYRPMYNQKAAKDAWQRCLAWMQSHGPAT; this is translated from the coding sequence ATGGCAAATAAAGAGAATCTTCCTATCCATACGCCAGAAGATGGCATAAAGACGCTCTGGGTTGAGGTCGCTGCAGGGGGTGTGGATGTGCCCGCGTATGTGGCAATGCCTCAGAAGGCAGGGCGATTTCCGGTTGTGTTAGTGATTCAGGAGATATTTGGAGTTCACGAACACATTCAGGATATCTGTAGACGATTCGCTCACGAGGGATATTTGGCCATCGCTCCGGAGTTGTACCAGCGTCAGGGCAAGCCGCAGGATTACGCCGATGTCCCGAGCTTGATAGCTGGGATCGTTAGCAAAGTCCCCGATGAGCAGGTGATGGCTGATCTTGATGCTTGTCTGGTTTGGGCAGGCCAGCACAGTGGCGATCTGATGCGAGTGTTTGCCACCGGTTATTGTTGGGGTGGCCGTATTACTTGGCTCTATGCCGCACATCAACCGATGTTACGCGCGGCAGTGGCATGGTACGGCCGTTTAACAACAGGTCATGGACCATTACAAGTCACTAATCCAATCGATGTTGTCGATCAAATCGACGCACCTGTGCTTGGTCTGTACGGGGCACTCGATGCGGGCATCCCCTTGGCTGACGTAGATTCCATGCGATCCGCACTACATGCAGGTTCTACTAAAGCCAAGGCCAGCGAAATTGTGGTCTACGAGAATGCCGATCACGGTTTTTTTGCAGACTACCGTCCGATGTATAACCAGAAGGCGGCCAAAGATGCATGGCAACGCTGCCTGGCTTGGATGCAGTCACACGGGCCTGCGACCTAA
- the rbfA gene encoding 30S ribosome-binding factor RbfA, with product MTRHKQKVTGGRNVRLADQIQKDLAHLIQREIDTSRYGLITLSGVDLSADYAHAKVYFTVLGAEPSVAQKALDEKAGWLHAQLFKLLHIHTVPTLRFYHDPQVERGIEMSKLIDQANSGQAAVDKEGID from the coding sequence ATGACGCGTCATAAGCAAAAAGTGACCGGCGGGCGCAATGTGCGTCTCGCTGATCAAATCCAAAAGGATTTGGCACACTTGATCCAGCGTGAGATTGATACCAGCCGGTATGGTTTGATTACATTGTCTGGTGTTGATTTATCTGCTGACTACGCGCACGCGAAGGTTTACTTCACAGTATTGGGTGCTGAGCCATCAGTTGCTCAAAAAGCTCTTGATGAAAAGGCCGGGTGGTTGCACGCCCAGTTGTTCAAACTGCTGCATATTCACACTGTGCCAACCTTGCGTTTCTATCATGATCCTCAAGTTGAGCGTGGCATCGAGATGTCCAAGTTGATTGATCAGGCGAATTCGGGTCAAGCTGCTGTGGACAAAGAAGGTATTGACTGA
- the polA gene encoding DNA polymerase I, translated as MKKNLLLVDGSSYLYRAYHAMPDLRNAQGEPTGALYGVINMMRKLIQDYQPDYAACVFDVKGKTFREDMYDQYKANRAAMPEDLATQIEPIHQAVAALGWPVVGITGVEADDVIGTLARVAHEHGVKTIISTGDKDLAQLVTPDCILVNTMNGETLDPEGVKAKFGVSPDRIVDYLMLVGDAVDNVPGVNKVGPKTAVKWLDAYGDIDNLIAKADEVSGAVGNNLRAALDQFALTRDLLTVRTDCDLPSELLSIESLTPKPADKDKLIQIYERYGFRTWLRELTGQSDQIPRGDSRVVRHEDGATSQDTIASQQIETNYETVTTLEQAKHWLASVQQADLVAFDTETTSLDGMQARLVGFSLSIEAGKACYVPLAHRGPQSVDQLSKDEILALFKPWFESNEPTKLLHHAKYDMHVLANEGIALSGVAHDTMLQAYVLESHRSVALDQLSERWLGLKGLSYQDICGKGAQQIGFDEVSIEQASQYACEDADYTRRLHELLYPQIQASDDLSRIYELELQVSGVLWQIERTGVRVDVSVLQKQSQSLGEQLINLEKRAYELAGQPFNLNSPKQLGEILFGQMQLPVVRKTASGTPSTDEEVLSKLALDYPLPKLLLQYRGLAKLKSTYTDKLPKMVNAKTGRVHTNYAQAAVITGRLSSSDPNLQNIPIRTPEGRQVRQAFIPTYGQGKLVSADYSQIELRVMAHVSGDQGMREAFANAEDIHRATAAEVFGVALNEVTADQRRTAKTINFGLIYGMGAHGLASNLGITREAAQSYIDRYFTRYPGVAQYMADTKAKAHEQGYVQTVFGRRLWLPDINAGGARRAGAERAAINAPMQGTAADLIKMAMVKVQHWIQTEHLQSRVIMQVHDELVLDVTADELVMVCEQLPRLMCDVAQLTVPLVAEVGQGDNWDQAH; from the coding sequence ATGAAAAAAAACCTGTTGCTAGTCGATGGCTCGAGTTATTTGTACCGTGCATATCATGCCATGCCTGACTTAAGAAATGCGCAGGGTGAGCCAACCGGCGCCCTGTATGGCGTGATCAACATGATGCGTAAGCTGATTCAAGATTACCAGCCTGACTATGCTGCGTGCGTGTTTGATGTCAAAGGCAAAACATTTCGTGAGGATATGTACGATCAGTACAAAGCCAACCGCGCTGCGATGCCTGAGGATTTGGCTACTCAAATCGAACCTATCCATCAAGCTGTTGCTGCGCTTGGTTGGCCGGTGGTGGGTATTACAGGGGTTGAAGCCGATGATGTGATTGGCACGCTGGCCAGAGTGGCGCACGAGCATGGCGTAAAAACCATCATTTCAACAGGCGATAAAGACCTTGCGCAACTTGTCACGCCCGATTGCATTCTGGTGAACACCATGAATGGTGAAACGCTCGATCCAGAAGGCGTGAAGGCCAAGTTTGGGGTGTCACCAGACCGTATCGTGGATTATTTGATGCTGGTTGGTGATGCTGTCGATAATGTGCCGGGTGTTAACAAAGTTGGCCCGAAGACTGCTGTCAAATGGCTTGACGCTTATGGGGATATAGACAACTTGATTGCCAAGGCTGATGAAGTATCTGGTGCCGTGGGAAACAATTTACGAGCCGCCCTGGATCAGTTTGCTCTAACGCGTGATTTGCTCACGGTGCGCACAGATTGCGATTTACCGTCCGAATTGCTGTCAATTGAATCTCTGACACCAAAGCCTGCTGACAAAGATAAACTCATACAGATTTATGAGCGTTATGGATTTCGCACTTGGTTGCGTGAGTTAACGGGCCAAAGTGATCAGATTCCTCGTGGCGATAGTCGAGTAGTGCGGCATGAAGATGGTGCGACAAGCCAAGACACCATTGCATCGCAGCAAATCGAGACTAACTATGAGACAGTTACCACGCTTGAGCAAGCCAAGCACTGGTTAGCGTCAGTGCAGCAGGCTGATTTGGTTGCCTTTGACACTGAGACGACTTCACTGGATGGCATGCAGGCGAGGCTGGTCGGGTTTTCTTTAAGCATAGAGGCAGGCAAAGCCTGCTATGTACCACTGGCACACCGCGGGCCACAGAGTGTGGATCAGCTGTCCAAAGATGAGATCCTGGCACTTTTTAAGCCCTGGTTTGAGTCAAATGAGCCAACCAAACTGTTACATCATGCGAAGTACGACATGCATGTTTTGGCTAATGAAGGCATCGCTTTGTCCGGGGTCGCCCATGACACCATGCTGCAGGCTTATGTGCTCGAATCCCATCGCAGCGTCGCTTTGGATCAGTTGTCTGAACGCTGGCTCGGTTTAAAAGGGTTGAGCTATCAGGATATCTGTGGCAAAGGCGCGCAACAAATCGGTTTTGATGAGGTGTCGATTGAGCAGGCCAGTCAATATGCTTGTGAGGATGCGGATTACACGCGTAGGTTGCATGAATTACTGTACCCCCAGATTCAAGCCAGCGATGATCTGTCACGTATTTATGAATTAGAACTGCAGGTCAGTGGTGTGCTTTGGCAGATCGAGCGCACAGGCGTACGTGTAGATGTCAGTGTTTTGCAAAAACAAAGCCAATCGCTCGGAGAGCAGCTAATCAATCTTGAGAAACGAGCATATGAGCTTGCGGGGCAGCCTTTTAACCTGAACTCGCCCAAGCAACTCGGCGAGATTTTGTTTGGCCAAATGCAGTTGCCAGTGGTCCGCAAAACAGCCAGTGGGACACCATCAACTGATGAAGAGGTACTCAGTAAGCTTGCACTCGATTACCCGCTACCCAAACTACTGTTGCAGTACCGTGGGCTTGCCAAGTTAAAGTCAACCTATACCGACAAGCTACCCAAAATGGTCAACGCCAAGACCGGTAGGGTGCACACTAATTACGCCCAGGCGGCTGTTATTACTGGACGACTTTCTTCGTCTGATCCTAACTTGCAGAACATTCCAATTCGTACGCCAGAGGGCAGGCAGGTACGACAGGCCTTTATTCCAACTTATGGGCAGGGCAAGCTGGTCTCTGCGGATTACTCGCAGATCGAGTTGCGAGTGATGGCGCATGTGTCTGGTGATCAAGGGATGCGCGAAGCATTTGCAAATGCTGAAGACATTCACCGTGCGACCGCTGCAGAGGTGTTTGGCGTTGCACTGAATGAAGTGACTGCAGATCAAAGACGGACAGCGAAGACCATTAATTTCGGATTGATCTATGGCATGGGTGCCCACGGATTGGCTAGCAATTTAGGCATCACGCGCGAGGCGGCACAAAGTTATATCGATCGTTACTTTACGCGCTATCCAGGTGTTGCTCAGTACATGGCCGACACCAAAGCAAAGGCACATGAACAAGGCTATGTCCAGACTGTGTTTGGTCGCAGGCTATGGCTGCCTGACATTAACGCTGGGGGTGCGCGACGAGCTGGTGCTGAGCGGGCAGCCATCAACGCCCCCATGCAGGGTACGGCGGCTGACCTAATTAAAATGGCCATGGTAAAGGTGCAACACTGGATTCAGACCGAACATCTCCAGAGTCGAGTCATCATGCAGGTGCATGATGAGCTTGTGCTTGATGTGACCGCAGATGAGTTGGTTATGGTGTGTGAGCAATTGCCCCGGTTGATGTGTGATGTGGCTCAGTTGACAGTCCCCTTGGTGGCTGAGGTCGGACAGGGTGATAATTGGGACCAAGCGCATTAA
- a CDS encoding NAD-dependent succinate-semialdehyde dehydrogenase, translating into MSAALPIKLDNPALWRTQAYIDGKWIDAPHNAVFAVDNPATGQTIAQVTNLGSEQAHQAISAANSAWPAWRALTGKARAGILRKWFDLINQNADDLARIMTLEQGKPFPEAKGEVAYGASFVEWFAEQAKRIMGDTIDAPMPNSRILVLREPIGVCAAITPWNFPIAMITRKVSPALAAGCTVVLKPAEQTPLSALALAELAQQAGVPAGVLNIVTGDSEQSIAMGKVLCDSPVVRKLTFTGSTQVGRILMQQSAPTIKKLSLELGGNAPFIVFDDADLDAAVEGALASKYRNAGQTCVCTNRFYVHAKVYDAFADKLAQAVKQRLKVGEGFEHDITTGPLIDDAAIAKVEEHVKDALAKGAKVLTGGKRHDRGGRFYEPTVLTNVNRDMICMREETFGPVAPIVKFEDDLDVIKQANDTEFGLAAYFYSRDIGRIFRTAEALEYGIIGVNAGIISSEVGPFGGVKQSGLGREGSVYGIDDFLEMKYVCIGGI; encoded by the coding sequence ATGTCCGCAGCTCTACCAATCAAACTCGACAATCCAGCTTTATGGCGCACACAAGCCTACATTGACGGCAAATGGATCGATGCCCCCCATAACGCTGTATTCGCTGTTGATAACCCCGCCACTGGACAAACCATTGCGCAAGTCACCAATCTTGGATCAGAGCAAGCCCATCAGGCTATCTCAGCTGCCAATTCGGCCTGGCCTGCATGGCGGGCATTAACCGGCAAGGCCCGTGCTGGCATTTTGCGCAAATGGTTTGATCTCATCAACCAAAACGCCGATGATCTCGCGCGCATCATGACCTTGGAGCAAGGCAAGCCATTTCCTGAAGCCAAGGGCGAAGTCGCATACGGTGCCTCATTCGTTGAGTGGTTTGCTGAACAGGCCAAACGGATCATGGGTGACACGATTGATGCGCCGATGCCTAATTCTCGTATTCTGGTGTTACGTGAGCCTATCGGCGTTTGTGCAGCCATCACACCATGGAATTTCCCGATTGCCATGATCACACGTAAGGTATCACCGGCCTTAGCTGCCGGTTGCACCGTGGTGCTCAAGCCTGCCGAACAAACGCCTCTTTCAGCGCTTGCGCTCGCTGAACTAGCACAACAGGCTGGCGTACCAGCCGGTGTGCTGAACATTGTGACCGGTGATAGCGAACAGTCTATCGCCATGGGTAAAGTGCTGTGTGATAGCCCGGTGGTGCGCAAATTAACGTTCACCGGCTCCACTCAGGTTGGTCGCATCCTGATGCAACAAAGTGCACCTACCATTAAAAAGTTATCGCTAGAGCTTGGCGGCAACGCTCCTTTCATCGTGTTTGATGATGCTGACCTTGACGCTGCTGTCGAGGGAGCCTTGGCATCCAAATATCGCAATGCTGGGCAAACTTGCGTGTGCACCAATCGCTTTTATGTACATGCCAAGGTATACGACGCGTTTGCTGACAAACTCGCACAAGCGGTGAAACAGCGCCTCAAGGTCGGAGAAGGTTTTGAGCACGATATCACCACAGGGCCTTTGATTGATGACGCTGCCATTGCAAAAGTAGAAGAGCATGTCAAAGATGCTTTGGCTAAAGGAGCAAAAGTGCTCACAGGCGGTAAACGCCATGACCGTGGTGGACGCTTTTACGAGCCTACCGTGCTGACGAACGTCAATCGCGACATGATTTGTATGCGGGAGGAAACATTTGGCCCGGTGGCGCCCATTGTCAAGTTCGAGGATGACCTTGACGTGATTAAACAAGCCAATGACACTGAGTTTGGATTAGCCGCTTATTTCTACAGTCGGGACATCGGACGCATTTTCCGGACTGCTGAAGCACTCGAATATGGAATTATCGGGGTGAATGCCGGGATTATTTCCAGTGAGGTTGGACCGTTTGGCGGGGTCAAGCAATCGGGTTTAGGCCGCGAAGGTTCGGTTTACGGCATAGACGATTTTCTTGAGATGAAATACGTTTGTATTGGCGGCATTTAA
- the htpX gene encoding protease HtpX: protein MKRIVLFLATNLAILIVLGIVLNITGANRFLTPQGLDIQTLLVFSAIIGFGGAFISLLISKPVAKFSTGARVIDPSAPGNAREAWLVQTVHQLADKAQIGRPEVAIYEGAPNAFATGAFKNSSLVAVSTGLLQGMTEEEVTAVLGHEVAHIANGDMVTLTLIQGVLNTFVVFFARIVGYFVDRVILKNDRGLGIGYFAAVIVSEIIFGVLASIIVAWFSRQREYRADEGSARLLQSREPMIKALARLGNMTPGELPRSFEAAGISGGGGIAALFATHPPIEQRIAALRAL from the coding sequence ATGAAACGAATTGTGCTTTTTCTAGCCACAAACCTGGCAATCTTGATTGTGTTAGGCATCGTGCTGAACATTACTGGCGCGAATCGCTTCCTGACCCCTCAGGGCTTGGACATACAGACTTTGCTGGTATTTTCTGCAATCATCGGGTTTGGTGGTGCATTCATTTCCCTGCTAATCAGTAAGCCTGTCGCTAAATTCAGTACCGGGGCGCGGGTGATCGATCCGAGTGCGCCAGGCAATGCACGCGAGGCGTGGTTAGTGCAAACCGTCCACCAACTAGCTGATAAGGCTCAAATTGGCAGACCTGAAGTAGCCATCTACGAAGGCGCTCCTAATGCGTTTGCAACTGGCGCGTTTAAGAATAGTTCATTGGTAGCTGTATCGACAGGTTTGCTGCAAGGCATGACCGAAGAAGAGGTCACTGCCGTGTTGGGCCACGAGGTTGCCCACATCGCCAATGGTGACATGGTCACGCTCACCCTCATCCAAGGTGTTCTTAATACCTTCGTTGTGTTTTTTGCAAGAATCGTGGGCTACTTCGTTGACCGAGTGATTCTGAAAAATGATCGCGGATTGGGCATTGGATATTTCGCTGCTGTGATTGTCTCGGAGATCATCTTTGGCGTGCTAGCTAGCATCATCGTTGCCTGGTTTTCCCGGCAGCGGGAATACCGAGCTGACGAGGGCTCAGCACGGTTGCTACAGTCCAGAGAACCCATGATCAAGGCCTTGGCTCGATTAGGCAACATGACCCCAGGCGAATTGCCCCGCAGTTTTGAAGCCGCCGGGATTAGTGGCGGCGGTGGCATCGCCGCCCTATTCGCCACACACCCACCGATCGAGCAGCGTATTGCTGCATTGCGGGCACTCTAA
- a CDS encoding TIGR00730 family Rossman fold protein: MSELVRAAEALSKIGPAASVFGSARLPPDSPYCALAQELGDRLARAGLAVIAGGGPGIMQAANRGAYEAGGTSVGLNIRLPAEQSNNPFQSIDLQFEYFYSRKATFFMHSMAYISLPGGFGTLDELFEALTLIQTGKIPRGPVILMGRSFWAGLIDWIEREVLSLDMVTPGHMKLFQVEDDPQAVVDLVLAYEYAHLSEANRPSSLPR; the protein is encoded by the coding sequence ATGTCAGAGTTGGTGCGCGCCGCCGAGGCACTCTCAAAAATCGGGCCCGCGGCCAGCGTCTTTGGCAGTGCCAGATTACCGCCAGACTCCCCTTATTGTGCATTAGCGCAGGAGCTTGGGGACCGGTTGGCACGTGCCGGATTAGCCGTTATCGCCGGTGGCGGACCAGGGATCATGCAAGCGGCCAATCGAGGCGCTTATGAAGCTGGCGGCACCAGTGTAGGTCTAAATATCCGTTTGCCCGCCGAACAAAGCAATAATCCGTTTCAAAGCATTGACTTGCAATTCGAATATTTCTATTCGCGCAAGGCAACTTTTTTTATGCACAGCATGGCCTATATTTCGTTGCCGGGTGGATTTGGCACCCTTGACGAACTGTTCGAGGCACTGACATTGATTCAGACCGGCAAAATCCCTCGGGGTCCGGTCATATTGATGGGGCGTTCGTTTTGGGCTGGCCTGATCGACTGGATCGAGCGTGAAGTGCTTAGCCTGGATATGGTAACGCCAGGTCACATGAAACTTTTTCAGGTTGAAGATGACCCTCAGGCTGTCGTGGACCTGGTACTTGCCTACGAATACGCCCACTTATCGGAGGCCAACCGTCCAAGCAGCCTGCCCCGCTAG
- the truB gene encoding tRNA pseudouridine(55) synthase TruB, whose amino-acid sequence MRKRRGQVIDGLVLVNKPVDWSSNQVLQRVKRVVDAQKAGHTGTLDPFATGLLICCLGKGTKIAGQMLDADKQYIATLKFGQETDSGDLTGEVVVDLGVDFCAPTQAQLSAVLQQFVGTIEQVPPMTSALKHKGKPLYEYARKGIEIERAPREVVIHKLQLLEFDSQYAKVLVDCSKGTYVRTLAQDIGRALGCRAHLVALERTRIGDFSIEDAWTLPALESLDAPTDAVLSLDQLPPSCRLPGAGSVGCGSR is encoded by the coding sequence ATGCGTAAACGTCGTGGGCAGGTTATTGACGGATTGGTTCTGGTCAATAAGCCTGTAGATTGGTCAAGCAATCAGGTTTTACAGCGCGTCAAGCGAGTTGTGGACGCACAAAAGGCTGGGCATACTGGCACGCTCGATCCGTTTGCCACCGGGTTGTTGATTTGTTGTCTTGGTAAGGGTACCAAGATCGCCGGCCAGATGCTTGATGCTGACAAACAGTACATCGCGACACTAAAGTTCGGTCAGGAAACAGACTCTGGTGACCTGACTGGTGAGGTCGTGGTGGATTTGGGTGTAGATTTTTGTGCGCCGACGCAAGCGCAACTGTCAGCGGTGTTGCAACAATTTGTGGGTACGATCGAGCAAGTACCGCCGATGACGTCGGCACTGAAGCATAAAGGTAAGCCGCTCTATGAGTATGCCCGTAAAGGCATTGAAATCGAGCGTGCGCCTCGTGAGGTGGTGATTCATAAACTGCAATTGCTTGAGTTTGACAGTCAGTACGCGAAAGTATTGGTTGATTGCAGCAAAGGTACCTATGTAAGAACCTTGGCGCAGGATATCGGTCGTGCGTTAGGTTGTAGAGCCCACTTAGTGGCACTGGAACGCACCCGTATAGGTGACTTCAGTATTGAAGACGCGTGGACTTTGCCAGCGCTGGAGTCACTTGATGCGCCGACTGATGCAGTGTTGAGTTTGGATCAGTTGCCACCGTCATGTCGACTGCCTGGCGCTGGCAGTGTTGGATGTGGCAGTCGATAG
- the typA gene encoding translational GTPase TypA, with product MSRALRNVAIIAHVDHGKTTLVDQLLRQSGTFRENQQLDERVMDSNDLERERGITILAKNCAVQYEGTHINIVDTPGHADFGGEVERVLSMVDGVLLLVDAVEGPMPQTRFVTRKALALGLKPIVVVNKIDRPGARPDYVVNATFDLFDKLGATEEQLDFPVIYASGLDGYAGLEPSVRDGDMRPLFEAILQYVPVRNDDADGPLQLQIISLDYSSYVGKIGVGRINRGRIKSGMEVVYQFGPDGQAGKGRINQVLKFQGLERVLVDQAQAGDIVLINGIEDLGIGCTVMDPSVIEPLPMLRIDEPTLVMNFMVNTSPLAGREGKFVTSRQVRDRLDRELKANVALRVRDTDDDTVFEVAGRGELHLTILLENMRREGYELAVSRPRVVFKEVDGVRCEPFELLTCDVEDAHQGAVMEELGRRKGELQDMQSDGRGRTRLEYRIPARGLIGFQSEFLTLTRGTGLMSHIFDDYAPVKEGSVGERRNGVLISQDNGEAVAYALWKLQERGRMFVSPGESLYEGMIIGIHSRDNDLVVNPIREKKLTNVRASGKDEHIDLTPPVKLTLEYAVEFIDDDELVEVTPKSIRLRKRYLQEHERRRMSREAAASSS from the coding sequence ATGTCACGCGCTTTGCGTAATGTCGCCATCATCGCTCACGTGGATCACGGCAAAACGACGTTGGTTGACCAGTTATTGCGTCAATCAGGCACTTTCCGTGAGAACCAGCAGCTTGATGAGCGTGTAATGGACTCAAATGACCTAGAACGCGAGCGTGGTATCACTATCCTTGCTAAAAACTGCGCCGTTCAGTACGAGGGTACTCATATCAACATTGTTGATACTCCAGGGCATGCGGATTTCGGCGGCGAGGTTGAGCGAGTCTTGTCGATGGTGGACGGTGTTTTGTTGCTGGTGGACGCCGTTGAGGGCCCAATGCCCCAAACACGTTTCGTGACACGTAAAGCGCTGGCCTTAGGCCTAAAGCCGATTGTGGTGGTCAATAAGATTGATCGTCCCGGTGCGCGCCCAGATTACGTCGTCAATGCAACGTTTGATCTATTTGACAAGCTCGGTGCAACTGAAGAGCAACTGGATTTCCCAGTGATTTATGCATCTGGTCTTGATGGTTACGCTGGACTAGAGCCTAGCGTTCGCGACGGTGATATGCGCCCCTTGTTTGAGGCAATTTTGCAGTATGTGCCAGTGCGTAACGATGATGCTGATGGTCCGTTGCAACTACAGATTATCTCGCTTGATTACAGCAGCTATGTCGGCAAGATCGGGGTTGGACGTATCAACCGCGGACGAATCAAGTCTGGCATGGAAGTCGTTTATCAGTTTGGTCCTGATGGTCAGGCTGGCAAAGGCCGAATTAACCAGGTCTTGAAGTTTCAGGGGCTAGAGCGCGTATTAGTTGATCAAGCACAGGCTGGCGATATTGTGCTGATCAATGGTATCGAGGATCTGGGTATTGGCTGCACGGTAATGGATCCGTCAGTTATCGAACCATTGCCGATGTTGCGAATTGACGAGCCAACACTTGTGATGAACTTCATGGTCAACACATCACCGCTTGCCGGCCGTGAAGGAAAGTTCGTCACCAGTCGCCAGGTCCGTGATCGACTTGACCGTGAGTTAAAAGCCAATGTGGCTTTGCGTGTGCGTGATACGGATGACGACACCGTATTTGAGGTCGCCGGCCGCGGTGAATTGCACTTGACGATTTTGCTAGAGAATATGCGACGCGAGGGCTATGAGTTGGCTGTGTCGCGGCCTCGAGTAGTTTTTAAAGAGGTTGACGGTGTTCGATGCGAGCCGTTTGAACTGCTGACCTGTGATGTTGAGGATGCTCACCAGGGAGCCGTTATGGAGGAGCTTGGCCGCCGTAAAGGTGAATTACAAGACATGCAATCCGATGGTCGAGGGCGCACCCGTCTGGAATATCGAATACCTGCTCGCGGTTTGATCGGCTTTCAGAGCGAGTTTCTGACATTAACCCGAGGCACCGGTCTCATGAGTCATATATTTGATGACTACGCACCAGTAAAAGAGGGTTCGGTTGGCGAGCGTCGCAATGGGGTATTAATCAGTCAGGACAACGGTGAGGCTGTGGCTTATGCGTTATGGAAGCTACAAGAGCGTGGTCGGATGTTTGTCAGCCCAGGAGAGTCGCTCTACGAAGGCATGATCATTGGTATTCACAGTCGTGATAATGATTTGGTCGTTAATCCTATCCGTGAAAAAAAGCTTACCAACGTACGTGCATCGGGTAAGGACGAGCACATTGATTTGACGCCGCCAGTCAAACTGACGCTTGAATACGCAGTTGAGTTCATCGATGATGATGAGCTCGTTGAGGTCACGCCTAAGTCAATCCGCCTGCGTAAGCGATATTTGCAAGAGCACGAGCGTCGTCGAATGTCTCGTGAGGCAGCTGCATCGTCATCGTAA